A region of Cellulophaga sp. RHA19 DNA encodes the following proteins:
- a CDS encoding cytidine deaminase has product MKKHTLSFDMSVYDSVNELPVTDKDLMLKAVEARKNAYAPYSNFFVGAAVLLENGKIVLGNNQENAAYPSGLCAERVAIYQAAAIYPNIKILSVAISATSVNYKVLEPAAPCGNCRQSMIEYEQKQKEAISLLLMGEEGAVIKCNSISDILPLAFSNSFL; this is encoded by the coding sequence ATGAAGAAACATACCTTATCTTTTGATATGTCTGTTTACGACTCTGTAAATGAGTTGCCTGTAACAGACAAAGATCTTATGCTAAAAGCTGTAGAAGCACGTAAAAATGCTTACGCACCATACTCTAATTTTTTTGTAGGTGCGGCAGTTTTACTAGAAAACGGAAAAATTGTACTTGGTAACAATCAAGAAAATGCTGCTTACCCATCTGGACTTTGTGCAGAGAGAGTGGCTATTTACCAGGCAGCAGCAATTTACCCAAACATAAAAATACTTTCTGTAGCAATATCTGCCACTTCTGTAAATTATAAGGTTTTAGAGCCAGCTGCTCCTTGCGGTAATTGCAGACAATCTATGATAGAATATGAGCAAAAACAAAAAGAAGCTATCTCATTATTGCTAATGGGAGAAGAAGGTGCTGTTATAAAATGTAATTCTATATCAGATATTTTACCTTTAGCTTTTAGTAATTCTTTCTTATAA
- the porV gene encoding type IX secretion system outer membrane channel protein PorV, which translates to MKKILALTLLVSVYFGNAQEQNRSITTAVPFLNIAADARAAGMGDMGVATSADAYSLQWNASKFAFADQKMGFGISYTPYLENIVTDVALLNASFYNKIDDRSAFAFGLRYFGLGEVELRQTIDEPARIAKPNEFVLEGAYALKLSNTFSMGVGGRFITSNLKFPSDDSSEDTSAATAFAVDISGFYRSPEIAYEKFDGRWRAGFNISNLGSKISYDNNGQQNFLPGNLKFGGGFDFILDQDNTLSLNTEFNKLLVPTPQDFNEDGQIDSEDNERYQQISFLEGAFDSFTDAPDGFSEEIKEVTWALGAEYTYQDAFMLRTGYFNENELKGARKFFSLGAGFKFKATQVDLSYLFSTSKIKNPLENTLRFSLTFNLGEELLND; encoded by the coding sequence ATGAAAAAAATACTAGCCTTAACACTTTTGGTGTCCGTATATTTTGGCAATGCTCAAGAGCAAAACAGATCAATTACAACAGCCGTACCTTTTTTAAATATTGCCGCAGATGCACGTGCAGCTGGTATGGGAGATATGGGTGTAGCAACTTCAGCAGATGCTTATTCCTTACAATGGAACGCCTCTAAGTTTGCTTTTGCAGATCAAAAAATGGGTTTTGGTATTAGCTATACACCTTATTTAGAAAACATAGTTACAGATGTAGCTTTATTAAACGCAAGTTTTTATAATAAAATAGATGATAGGAGTGCGTTTGCTTTTGGTTTGCGTTACTTTGGTTTAGGAGAGGTAGAACTTAGACAAACTATAGATGAGCCTGCAAGAATAGCAAAACCTAATGAGTTTGTTTTAGAAGGTGCCTATGCATTAAAATTATCTAACACTTTTTCTATGGGTGTTGGTGGTAGGTTTATAACATCTAATTTAAAATTTCCTTCAGATGATTCTAGTGAAGATACTAGTGCAGCTACAGCTTTTGCAGTAGATATATCTGGTTTTTATAGATCTCCAGAAATTGCCTACGAAAAGTTTGATGGTAGATGGAGAGCAGGTTTTAATATATCTAACCTTGGAAGTAAAATATCTTATGATAATAACGGACAACAAAACTTTTTACCAGGGAACCTAAAATTTGGTGGTGGTTTTGATTTTATTTTGGATCAAGATAATACGTTATCTTTAAATACAGAATTTAATAAGTTATTAGTGCCAACGCCTCAAGATTTTAATGAGGACGGACAAATAGATAGTGAGGACAATGAACGTTACCAACAAATTAGTTTTTTAGAGGGAGCCTTTGATTCTTTTACAGATGCACCAGACGGTTTTAGTGAAGAAATTAAAGAGGTAACTTGGGCATTAGGAGCAGAGTATACTTACCAAGATGCATTTATGCTTAGAACGGGTTACTTTAATGAAAACGAGTTAAAAGGAGCACGTAAATTCTTCTCACTTGGAGCCGGATTTAAGTTTAAAGCAACTCAGGTAGATTTGTCTTATTTATTCTCTACTTCAAAAATAAAAAATCCTTTAGAAAATACTTTGCGTTTTTCTCTTACCTTTAACCTAGGTGAAGAATTATTAAACGACTAA
- the gldJ gene encoding gliding motility lipoprotein GldJ, which yields MKKQFIKVVLSCAVVAGSITSCKKSSSSKDVSRATGWKINAKEGGFQHNSDFKEQVTAPGLVFIEGGTFTKGKVQDDVMHDWNNTPTQQHVQSFYMDETEVTNKMYLQFLDYLKSVYPPEDPKYANIYKGALPDTLVWRNRLGFNETMTNNYLRHPGYAEYPVVGVNWVQATQFAEWRTDRVNELMLEKEGYLNKEAKYKALNGESAGTFSTEAYLNRPESVYGGQIDSLQGKAKKNDSVSSFAKRSSGVILPEYRLPTETEWEYAAQANQGSREYNNYRGRKKYPWEGDYTRNGQRVGRGDQLANFKQGKGDYGGIAGWSDDGADITNAVMSYKPNDLGLYDMAGNVSEWVADVYRPIVDDEISDFNYYRGNIYMKTAIGEDGKVNVLRDSVVYDTLPNGKIVAVNLPGEIKMVAVDEEETYLRTNFSSSDNRGYRDGEPGSTRFYDRFNEADGDEENKKSMYNSPTNKIERDSAGNFVRNYDKSNYRTSLINDEVRVYKGGSWRDRAFWLDPAQRRYLPQYMATDDIGFRCAMSRVGSKSKTKNKTARGKKVK from the coding sequence ATGAAAAAACAATTCATTAAAGTTGTACTCTCGTGTGCTGTTGTTGCAGGTAGCATAACTAGTTGTAAAAAATCATCTTCATCTAAAGATGTATCTCGTGCCACAGGTTGGAAGATTAACGCCAAAGAAGGTGGTTTTCAGCACAACTCTGATTTTAAAGAACAAGTTACCGCACCGGGTCTTGTATTTATAGAAGGTGGTACATTTACTAAAGGTAAGGTACAAGATGATGTTATGCATGATTGGAATAACACTCCAACACAACAACACGTACAATCCTTTTATATGGATGAAACAGAAGTAACTAATAAAATGTACCTACAATTTTTAGATTACTTAAAATCTGTATATCCACCAGAAGACCCAAAATATGCTAACATATATAAAGGTGCTTTGCCAGATACATTGGTATGGAGAAACAGACTTGGTTTTAATGAAACTATGACAAACAACTATTTAAGACACCCTGGTTATGCAGAGTATCCTGTAGTTGGTGTTAACTGGGTGCAAGCTACGCAATTTGCAGAATGGCGTACAGACCGTGTTAACGAATTAATGCTAGAAAAAGAAGGCTACCTTAACAAGGAAGCTAAATATAAAGCCTTAAACGGAGAGTCTGCGGGTACTTTTAGTACTGAAGCTTACTTAAACAGACCAGAGTCTGTTTATGGTGGACAAATAGATTCTTTACAAGGAAAAGCTAAAAAGAACGATTCTGTATCATCTTTTGCAAAAAGAAGTAGTGGTGTAATTTTACCAGAGTATAGGTTGCCTACTGAAACAGAATGGGAATATGCTGCACAAGCTAACCAAGGTTCTAGAGAATACAATAACTATAGAGGTAGAAAAAAATATCCTTGGGAAGGAGATTACACTCGTAACGGACAACGTGTTGGTAGAGGTGATCAATTAGCTAACTTTAAACAAGGTAAAGGTGATTACGGCGGAATTGCTGGTTGGTCTGACGATGGAGCAGATATTACCAACGCAGTTATGTCTTACAAACCAAATGATTTAGGTCTTTATGATATGGCTGGTAACGTTTCTGAATGGGTTGCCGATGTATACAGACCAATAGTAGATGATGAAATTAGTGATTTTAACTACTATAGAGGTAACATATATATGAAAACAGCAATTGGCGAGGACGGTAAAGTAAACGTACTTAGAGATTCTGTTGTTTATGACACATTACCAAACGGAAAAATAGTAGCTGTTAATTTACCAGGTGAGATTAAAATGGTTGCTGTAGATGAAGAAGAAACTTATTTAAGAACAAACTTCTCTTCTAGTGATAACAGAGGTTATAGAGATGGTGAGCCAGGATCTACAAGATTCTATGACAGGTTTAATGAAGCTGATGGTGACGAAGAAAATAAAAAATCTATGTACAACTCACCTACTAATAAAATAGAAAGAGATAGTGCTGGTAATTTTGTTAGAAACTATGATAAGTCTAACTACAGAACATCTTTAATTAATGATGAGGTTAGAGTATACAAAGGTGGATCTTGGAGAGACCGTGCATTTTGGTTAGACCCTGCACAACGTAGATACTTACCACAGTATATGGCTACAGATGATATTGGATTTAGATGTGCAATGTCTAGAGTTGGTTCTAAGTCTAAAACTAAGAACAAAACTGCAAGAGGTAAAAAAGTAAAATAA
- a CDS encoding UDP-N-acetylmuramoyl-tripeptide--D-alanyl-D-alanine ligase: MTIAQIHQLFLTHSTVCTDTRKITKDCIFFALKGDNFNGNKYAAEALQKGAAYAVVDEKEYAINSNFILVDDVLQALQQLGKYHRKQCNAKVIGLTGSNGKTTTKELIKAVIQKKYKTVATLGNLNNHIGVPLTLLTIKEDTEIAIVEMGANHLKEIEFLSNLAEPDFGYITNFGKAHLEGFGSTEGVIQGKSELYKYLTTNQKHVFLNADDPIQESKLGTYVKKIGFSSSNSNYFKIELLSADPFVTIQVEDITITSNLVGAYNFTNCCAAITMGKYFNISLPQIKEAIEGYIPANNRSQILEQKGFKIILDAYNANPTSMAAALDNFNGIKAAHKIVFLGDMFELGNTAAAEHQEIADKAYKMNFTTTFLVGENFAKAKTEAIQLATFNDLKEYLKEHPLQPNSNLLIKGSRGMALERILDIL, from the coding sequence ATGACAATAGCACAAATCCATCAACTATTTTTAACACATTCTACCGTTTGTACAGATACTAGAAAAATAACTAAAGACTGTATCTTTTTTGCCCTTAAAGGCGATAATTTTAACGGTAATAAATACGCTGCAGAAGCACTACAAAAAGGCGCTGCTTATGCTGTTGTAGATGAAAAAGAATACGCAATTAACAGTAATTTTATTTTGGTTGATGACGTATTACAAGCATTACAACAACTAGGTAAATATCATCGTAAACAATGTAATGCAAAAGTAATAGGCTTAACGGGGAGTAACGGAAAAACCACAACCAAGGAACTTATTAAAGCTGTTATTCAAAAAAAATATAAAACCGTTGCAACTTTAGGCAACTTAAACAACCATATTGGAGTTCCTTTAACATTGCTTACTATTAAAGAAGATACAGAAATTGCTATTGTAGAAATGGGTGCTAATCACCTAAAAGAAATAGAATTTTTAAGCAACTTAGCAGAACCAGATTTTGGATATATTACCAATTTTGGCAAAGCGCACCTAGAAGGCTTTGGCAGCACAGAAGGTGTTATACAAGGTAAAAGTGAACTGTACAAGTATTTAACTACAAACCAAAAACACGTTTTTTTAAATGCAGATGATCCTATACAAGAAAGTAAACTTGGGACTTATGTAAAAAAAATAGGGTTTAGCAGTAGCAATAGCAATTATTTTAAAATAGAATTACTTAGCGCAGACCCTTTTGTTACTATACAAGTGGAAGATATTACCATAACCTCTAACCTAGTTGGAGCGTATAATTTTACAAACTGTTGTGCTGCTATAACAATGGGTAAGTATTTTAATATAAGCTTGCCACAAATAAAAGAAGCAATAGAAGGCTACATACCTGCTAATAACAGATCTCAAATATTAGAACAAAAAGGATTTAAGATAATACTAGATGCTTACAATGCTAACCCAACAAGTATGGCGGCAGCATTAGACAATTTTAACGGTATAAAAGCTGCACATAAAATTGTTTTTTTAGGTGATATGTTTGAGCTGGGAAACACCGCAGCTGCAGAACACCAAGAAATAGCAGATAAGGCTTATAAAATGAATTTCACCACTACTTTTTTAGTAGGAGAAAATTTTGCAAAAGCAAAAACTGAAGCAATACAACTTGCCACTTTTAACGACTTAAAAGAATACTTAAAAGAACATCCATTACAACCAAACAGCAATCTTTTAATAAAAGGTTCTAGAGGTATGGCACTAGAACGCATTTTAGATATATTATAA
- a CDS encoding RMD1 family protein has translation MYSVDAYQIAASISIRECKRNLTWDLIFSDGDELFYKMGDTKFVYIFQYGMVGFFNHTLEEKRTILDSIKPFCKGLKEERFSEEVNVVIEPTIQEVSFNKIIIPSFDYEAIRLIVLNASQSVALDNYFDITEQLLGETNEHTKYLEQRGKLDISGNKLKRFIGKVLNIKNEISENLYIFDSPDITWDNEALSLLNLELKKTFDLKDRYRYIYERLGVIKENLELFKDIMDHKESSRLEWIIIILIVIEVLDMFILKLT, from the coding sequence ATGTATAGCGTAGATGCATACCAAATTGCAGCCTCTATAAGTATTAGAGAATGCAAGCGTAACTTAACTTGGGATCTCATTTTTTCAGACGGAGACGAGTTATTTTATAAAATGGGAGACACAAAATTTGTTTACATTTTTCAATATGGTATGGTTGGTTTTTTTAATCATACTTTAGAAGAAAAGAGAACAATTTTAGATAGTATTAAGCCCTTTTGTAAAGGTTTAAAAGAGGAGCGATTTTCTGAAGAAGTAAATGTTGTTATAGAGCCAACAATACAAGAAGTGTCATTTAACAAGATAATAATACCTTCTTTTGATTATGAGGCTATACGTTTAATAGTATTAAATGCATCGCAGTCTGTGGCTTTAGATAATTATTTTGATATCACAGAGCAATTATTAGGAGAAACAAATGAGCATACTAAATATCTAGAGCAAAGAGGAAAACTAGATATATCTGGTAATAAGTTAAAACGATTTATAGGTAAGGTTTTAAATATTAAGAATGAAATTTCTGAAAACCTTTATATTTTTGATTCTCCAGATATAACTTGGGATAATGAAGCTTTAAGTCTTTTAAATTTAGAGTTAAAAAAAACGTTTGACTTAAAAGATAGGTACAGATATATTTATGAGCGCTTAGGTGTTATTAAAGAAAATCTAGAGCTATTTAAAGATATTATGGACCACAAAGAAAGTAGTAGGCTAGAGTGGATTATTATAATATTAATTGTAATAGAAGTTTTAGATATGTTTATTTTAAAACTGACTTAA
- a CDS encoding deoxyhypusine synthase family protein, translating to MKTKGAISNFIEKYYLHFNSAALVDAAKGYEDQLNKGSKMLISLAGAMSTAELGKIFAEMIRQDKVQIISCTGANLEEDIMNLVAHSHYKRVPNYRDLTPQQEWSLLEKGLNRVTDTCIPEEEAFRRLQEHIVKTWKDAEAAGERYLPHEYMYKMLLSGVLEEYYEIDLKDSWMYAAAEKNLPIVCPGWEDSTMGNIFASYVLKGELKASAMKSGIEYMTFLADWYTENSENGIGFFQIGGGIAGDFPICVVPMLYQDMERTDTPFWSYFCQISDSTTSYGSYSGAVPNEKITWGKLDIDTPKFIIESDATIVAPLIFAYLLNM from the coding sequence ATGAAAACTAAAGGAGCTATCTCTAATTTTATAGAAAAATACTACTTACACTTTAATTCTGCAGCTTTGGTAGATGCAGCAAAAGGGTATGAAGATCAATTAAACAAAGGATCTAAAATGTTAATTTCTTTGGCTGGTGCAATGAGTACTGCAGAGTTAGGAAAAATATTTGCAGAAATGATTCGTCAAGACAAAGTGCAAATTATATCCTGTACTGGTGCAAACCTAGAGGAAGATATTATGAACTTGGTAGCGCACTCACATTACAAACGTGTGCCTAACTATAGAGATTTAACTCCGCAACAAGAGTGGAGTTTACTAGAAAAAGGCTTAAACCGTGTAACTGATACGTGTATACCAGAAGAAGAAGCTTTTAGACGTTTACAAGAGCATATTGTAAAAACCTGGAAAGATGCAGAAGCTGCTGGTGAGCGTTATTTGCCTCATGAATATATGTACAAAATGCTACTTTCTGGTGTTTTAGAAGAGTATTATGAGATAGATTTAAAAGATTCTTGGATGTATGCAGCAGCAGAAAAAAACTTGCCAATAGTTTGTCCTGGTTGGGAAGACAGTACAATGGGTAACATTTTTGCTTCATATGTGTTAAAAGGTGAGCTTAAAGCTAGTGCTATGAAATCTGGTATAGAATATATGACATTCTTGGCAGATTGGTATACAGAGAATTCTGAAAACGGAATAGGGTTTTTTCAAATAGGAGGTGGTATTGCAGGTGATTTTCCTATTTGTGTAGTGCCAATGTTGTACCAAGATATGGAGCGTACAGATACACCATTCTGGAGTTATTTTTGTCAAATTAGCGATTCTACAACAAGTTACGGATCGTACTCTGGTGCTGTACCAAACGAAAAAATTACTTGGGGTAAATTAGATATAGATACTCCTAAATTTATAATAGAGAGTGATGCTACCATTGTTGCGCCATTAATTTTTGCTTACTTGCTAAATATGTAA
- the speB gene encoding agmatinase, whose product MSTTNNYAGIPDEFAQLETAKVVLIPVPYDGTSTWGKGADKGPEAFLAASENMELYDIETDTEPYQQGIYLADAITENSSPEAMVDEVHKITKKYIKRNKFVTLFGGEHSISIGTIRAFNECFNNLTVLHIDAHADLRQSYEGTTCNHACAVHEASQQTNLLQVGIRSMDAIEKTYMDEEKTFFAHDMVNDEYWMDKVVDQMTENVFITLDLDALDPSILPSTGTPEPGGLFWYETLEFLKQVFTEKNVVGFDIVELCPNKADKSSDFLAAKLYYKMLSYKFMGEAVDDAYDNAYAIDLKAGNSTISKFEEDEN is encoded by the coding sequence ATGAGCACAACAAATAATTACGCAGGCATTCCAGATGAGTTTGCGCAATTGGAAACCGCAAAAGTAGTTTTAATCCCAGTTCCTTATGACGGAACTAGTACTTGGGGAAAAGGAGCAGATAAAGGCCCAGAAGCTTTTTTAGCTGCATCAGAAAATATGGAATTGTACGATATTGAAACCGATACAGAACCATACCAACAAGGAATATACCTTGCTGATGCCATTACAGAAAATAGCTCGCCAGAAGCTATGGTAGATGAGGTGCATAAAATCACTAAAAAGTACATTAAGCGTAACAAATTTGTAACGTTATTTGGTGGTGAGCATTCTATTTCTATAGGTACTATTAGGGCTTTTAATGAGTGTTTTAATAACCTAACTGTTTTACATATTGATGCGCATGCAGATTTAAGACAGTCTTATGAGGGCACAACTTGCAATCACGCTTGTGCAGTGCATGAGGCAAGCCAACAAACTAATTTATTGCAAGTTGGTATACGTAGTATGGATGCTATTGAAAAAACATATATGGATGAAGAAAAAACATTTTTTGCCCATGATATGGTTAATGATGAGTATTGGATGGATAAGGTTGTAGACCAAATGACAGAAAACGTTTTTATTACTTTAGATTTAGATGCATTAGACCCATCTATATTACCATCTACAGGAACGCCAGAGCCAGGAGGTCTGTTTTGGTATGAAACACTAGAGTTTTTAAAACAAGTGTTTACAGAAAAAAATGTTGTAGGGTTTGATATTGTAGAACTTTGTCCTAACAAGGCAGATAAATCGTCAGATTTTTTGGCAGCAAAATTATACTACAAAATGTTGAGTTATAAATTTATGGGTGAAGCTGTAGATGATGCTTATGACAATGCATATGCTATAGATCTAAAAGCTGGTAACTCTACTATTTCAAAATTTGAAGAAGATGAAAACTAA